Below is a genomic region from Belonocnema kinseyi isolate 2016_QV_RU_SX_M_011 chromosome 4, B_treatae_v1, whole genome shotgun sequence.
tttacattattgatttttaaacttacaataatacttaaatttgtatttgcttaaaaagtaattcataaagaGGTTTGCAAAGCTTAATAAGATTATGGGCACAAAACAATCATATTCTCGGCCTTCAACATATCATTATTTTTCCGGTTACGAGATAAGATTCTGTCAAAGCAAAAAGAAATTATCAGGCCATTAAccacaatgttaatttttgttcaggaaaattaaagaaaaaatggtgtggagaacatttttttcattttaaggtttattatcttatttttctgaaataagaaagatttattttcacaCCTAGAAAATAAGAAGCgatcttttttataagaaattatatatttttaaataatgctaattactttttttactgaCTTCTGTGattaaaggatttatttttaaaaattggatatacTGAAGTCTGAagatagaattctttaaaataaaaccaagaatccaacgaccaattttaaacaaccgccataaaatgctcctattctaattaaagacaaaataataattataaaagaaaaatgagaaggcaaataaatttttttttaatttctcttaccTTGGTAAggatgctgtatgagtgccgaaacgttggtgaatatttatatcgtgttttttttttcattgtgatttgataataaaaatgaaaatttatttcagtaattctgtacattattgaaaattttttaaatttgagtttaatctaatttaaatttcttaaattatactGAATTCGATTGAAATACATTAACGGCGATATTAAAAGGtcggaaaaatttgttaaataattaatttgcatgTCTAAAATCATTTATTCTATCAAATTCCATAAATAATAATCCAATCCTGATACTTctgagaataattgaatttttctttccaaCATTTGACATATCGCCcttagaataataattaatacttcgaatgtaaatatttaaaacaactctTCAATATTGtcaaactcaaatttaaaaaagtttaagttaaacgcctgaaatatttaactttcataTATTCAGTGATaaattattttagctttaaatttgatttaagcttcaaattttttagttggaattcGGTCAAATACTCATTTGCACATTTTGATTTGataagacttaaaaataaaagtttggacTCCAAATTCTTTAAGTTAGGAAATTTAACGGTGCAGTTGATTAACTTggaatatagtattttttaattaggtattaggccttgaaaattttcattaacgAGCCCAGGCTCACAGAAAAGAAGAGGACAAAATAGGAGGGGGGCtcgttttttaagttctttaagTGGACttacatgtattttttatattttgtaagaaatatttagaGGTCGCTAAATTAGGTTTTATGACCGATAAACAACTTTTAAGAGttaataatttttgctttttatactttttaattttgtaatatttcaatttctttgaagaagtatttaagatttataaagcatgaattttatgatatatttttcaatttttgatgtcaAATTTaaccctattttttaaatatgaaactcACAatcacaaaaaagtttttttgaatcaaagaaattcttTATTTGATCATGggccaaacaaaatatttgtttgatttaaacaaaatttatttgactgaaaCACGCAACTGTTTaactcaaacaaaattttatttgaatcaaacaaattctatatttgatatttgatttttcaaacaaatatttgtttgatataatcatttttctgAGTGCAAGGGAAATATNNNNNNNNNNNNNNNNNNNNNNNNNNNNNNNNNNNNNNNNNNNNNNNNNNNNNNNNNNNNNNNNNNNNNNNNNNNNNNNNNNNNNNNNNNNNNNNNNNNNtagtataaatatataaatatgtttagtacatacatgtttttaaatcaataaaatcctacaaatctgaaaaagtaagggattaaattgaaaaaatataatttctgttaATAAACAATGtgtataattatattcaaatatctACAAAAATAACTGAACCTATTTcttcagtaaatttaaatattttacttgaaaaatgatgATGCTAAGCTAAGTATTACCAACTATTCTTTGatgtattttgattaatttatatgcATTGTTTATCaacacaaatttaattctttattattttccagatttaaaatattttaatcatagcTTAGAGCACATGCAATTATTGTGAATTACTTAACTAATATTTCCAAtagcttaatattaaaaaaaatgtagttctaaaTTAGACCCTTAAAACTAAAGTCTATCCTAAAATGCTGTCTGGATGTTCAAAacctcttaacatttttttttaacatcagaaattcagaagaaatttaacATTATCGTGAAGAAATAATACctttaatttttatggaaaacagaaaatttaagaacataagttgagaataaataaaaatttatattcttctttaaCGCACAAAATAACAATGTAAGTacggaatttttggaaattaaaagcaATCAATAATACTCAAATaagaactaaaataattattaaaacttctgAAAGAAATAGAAATGTCCAGCCCCTTTTTTAAAGTGCCAGTACTTTCCCAGATCTTCCAGGTTCTGTAGCAACCgcgaaaatgctttgaaattgattaaagtttaaatttttaaatccgaCTTCTGTAACAACCCTGAATGATAAATATTTCGCTAAGGTGACCACAAAATATACAACTTTCACCACACGCAGACTACGGATTCACtctcgaaataaaaaatagtctagTGGCacatatttgaaccaaaaaaaaacagtgttaaaaTAGTGTCATAAAATTTTGCAAGTAATAAATTTATGTGTAGTCCAAAATCAAAAAGTGTTTTTCGTTTTTCCAggtaaatgcgaactaaattcaTAGAACTCATTAAGACAATCTaaccaatttttgttaaaagtacgttcattctttttggctgaaaagtctACTGTGCATTAtattttggttaacatttttgattatttgggtcgaaatttaattattcagttgaaaattaaaaaattttgtttgagtcattcttcttggttaaatttttttaatccgtctttttgtcttgaaaattgtccaatttaaatgcattttttctttctgtcttgactaacaattttgttggttgaaaatctaactattttgttgaacatttatctctggtttaaaaattgatctctttctgtagaaatgtcacctttcttggttaaaaatcaagttaattcgattgaaaattcaactgttttgtagaaaaatcgtattttcggctcaaaaattaattacatataaaaattaattatttttgtcttttctaatagaaaattaatgttcttgattaaaaaaccaactatttggtttaaaatgtatgtatttgattgaaaaattatctttcttggtacaaaattgatggtctgtgttgaaaattcatcttttggttgaaaatctaactatttagttcaaaactaaactgtttggtttaaaaagtccGGTTTGATtccattcaattattttcgatataaaatgaaattttttttgttgagaattgatctttttcatttaaaattcaactacgtagttgaaagttgaaatactttgttaatttaTGATGAGCAATctggacaccccccccccccaactcaaTCGTTATTTTTGGATGatccttaaataaatttaagaaaaaaaattgtaggagaAAATTACGTAAGAGACGGaaagtgatttaaaatttcagacaaaaaaacttTACTTAGTAACTTAGTAAAGAAATAGTGACATTGGTGGacaattgtgagaaaatagtTTCTTGATGAGAGTCGTTGCTCGGATCACTTTATTAATATCATTGCAATATTgagttttcacaaacaaaaaaattaattttcaaccaagcagctgcatttttaaccaaaaaagatgaattttcaaagaataacatTCATTTTGTAccagactttttaaccaaaaagtgggttttgtaaccaagaagagtaattttctaccaaaaaggacgaaaatTGGAACtctttaaatcttcttttaaaatttattttttaaaataaaaaagcattttcaatttttctaataatcgtaagaaaatgtttttttattctttttgaaatctgcaaaaatcattTCAGGCCTTATGAATCTCTTCaacttacttgatttttttaaaggaattataggtgttttatatttattatacatcaaaattcaaccattctacttgtaaattaacttttttcaaatagaaacatTGTAACgctcaaagattaattttgaagatttgatttataatcactgattttacttgaacaatcaaatatttctaaatattaggaaatcgctatttttcttaattaaaaaacttaaaattatagacaaaagaatatttgtaaaatcagtTATTATTCACCTGCTATTCctcaatgtatatttttaattttatcaatcgctataatttatatttacatttctcaACTAATTAggtctttttatcgaaaattctttgaatgaaaaatgtgcGTTCaactggttatttaaaaaaaatgttgaaatcaaacttggacatatttttttctaaaaatttgtaaaattttcggtCCCGGTTGACAAAGGGAGGTGGttcaaaagttcagaaaaaaatgagaaaatagggTAATTgggtcatttttttcaataaaaaatcactgCTTAAAAGGTGTGATGAGTCTGTGGCCTGTAGACGCGGGTAGCATATTCAAgttatgaatataataattttgtagatgtaCAACAAATAGTCTGGTTTTGAAAGTTCTTAggttaattaactatttttagaaaatttccagcGTAATTGAAAAACCGCATAGTTAAAGAGAAAAGGCGAAAGTTGATCTCTGAAATGACGAATAACGAGTGCCAAAAAAGGCAAATATCGGTAAAAAGGTACGCGTCACCTGAAAAGAAATTAGTCTCCGACAAAATGAGATAAATGCCAGTGTATTGACTCACCTCGGAAAGGCATCGAAGAACCAAGTCCTCTTTGTATTCGGAAATGCGACTCGCATACCAGACATGAGAGGCGAATGGAGAACAACAGCTCCGACCTCGTACCTGGATGCTAGGTCGATTGTGGGAACGGTACCAATACTTTGCCCATAGAGGATAATATTTTCAGGGCTGATACCGTATCGAGTTCGGAGAGCATGCCAAGCAGCATCAATATCAGCATACAAATTCTTCTCCGAGGGTTTGCCTCCGGAGACGCCGTACCCGGAGTAATCGTAGCTGAATATGTTGCAATTGATCCTTGAGCCAAGGCCCAAATAGAAGCTGGACATCTGGCCCAAGTCGATGGCATTGCCGTGGGAGAAGAGAATCGTGAATCTCGCGGTTGCCGAGCATCGAACAAAGAGACAGGCTATGCGATTTCCTCGAGACGTCCTGGCATAGAAACCCTCCATGGACTCCTTTTCTCTCTCCGAGTACTGCCATTCTGCTCTGTCGGAGAGCGAAATCGTGTATTTGGAGCCCTCGTCCTCGATGAAGCTGTAGGTCGGCTCCGGGGGTAGAAACGCTAATTTGGCGGCAATCCTGGAAGGGCAGGGCGGGCAGCAAAATAGGCAACATAGTTCGCTTAAACTTAACCCGTTCATCGTTTCGTTTCACGAATGTACTACACTCGCGAAAACACTCTTTATTACGTCTCGTTGTCACAGCCGCACATCGGCTTTAACTCTGCTGCTCACTCGACGACATCCCACACGTTAATTTACAATATACACAACTACTGACCTAACTGTGGCATCGTTTGTTGTCGTACACTTGCTAGAATGATATCCTCGAAAGTGAGTCAGCCATGACATGCCATGACAGCAACGACAGCAAGGTGTTCCAAGCTCAAGGCGGATTTTCACCGGAGAAAGTCTTTACGTTGTTTACATGCGCGATGAGCGAATTTAATGTGGCgccaattttaaatcttgaatcatTAGGTGGGAGGGATCTGGAATTTACTCTTCATAATCGACGACATGGGTGGTCGCTGAATTGGGAAACCCCGGGAAATGGCAgtgcgtaattctaaaatcttgcacttacaaatttttcattttggatttcaatttttaagcgtacatttctcatttaaagaatttaaaaatttagttttaaagactttcaaaaattaaaaaattagtagcgTTTGAAACTTAAGTGTTTGGATAAAAAACCTTTGtagtaaatcaaaaaaataatttataatgattttaaaaatttaactatacatgAAAGATTAACAAGTGAAtagtaattgattttacaagctTAGTAACTATaacaataacttcaaaataatctaTTCATGattaaagatttttgtttaattaaaaatattgttttagtcaaaaatttgaaaattttgaagttttttaattaagaaaaaaaaacatttgcctAATAGTTGTAAATGTTTGATTGTTCATGTAAAATtactaactaaaataaaatatttaaaactaaacaaacaGCTAAGTTCTGAACGTTACagttttaattcttctatttgaaaacttttaatttaaaagtaaaatagatgaatttttgatgtataataaatattgaacccCTATAATTCTTAAAAGAAagtcgagtaagttgaagaaatatttagattagaaggtctgaaaagagaccaaattaaaattttgaaatgattttaaataatttaaaccaagTGTTTAAGCAcactgaaagattaattttaagagaatatttaaaaagatttaaaaaggtatataagaatgtaaaaaatgaatctgaaagattttaaggaaatattttttattttgcaggatcaaaaaaaaagttttaggaagAATACGAatcgttttaaaagatgtttagaaaatctgaaaaaacttttgaataatttaaaatttgaatgaatgtaAAACAATATGTAGATCTTTCaaggatataaaataaaattttaaagctttttaaggatttttaaactattcaaaacgaaagtattttaacttttaatttaaaaagtgctcaatttataacaaaaattttaccgttcaatttttaatatttctaacttgaaattccttaaaatgatttGCTGTTCAGTttctttttacttcaaatttaaaatttttgagactttgagttcgaattttttaattttaatgaccgTGAAATATATTTTCGGATctggaaataaccgggaatttttaacgtaattaaACCGACCACTATAACAACAGCCCACAGTTCTTAATcgattttgatgtttttgtttCAACGCTCcggattatttataatttaaacagatAGAAGGTCAGAATTatactatttacaatttttttttctccgaAGAAAATACTAAAGAGTAGTCGCAatctatcagaattattgcaTATTATACACTTCATGAATATAAATATTCAGCTTAAAACCTAAGCCAaccgttataaacaattttggtaaaaaattattttaattcggtgttcttaacaatattataaacaaattaaaaaatggttaattttccaccaggacatttttttttctgttgaatcaTGTTTCGGTTATCACAGTGATTACATGTCATTAAGAAATTGTAATACCAACccgcaattattatttttattcacaatattttaaacagACAGTGACCTACAGCAATTATGAACCTCAAAAAGTGGTTTTTTCGCAATGATTATTTTGATGCATCTTGATAATAGTACTTAAATGAGTAACTTTGTCAgttattcttaataaatattattattaaacaaaaatataaaattgtaacttttatgaacaaaatatttattgacaaatattttactgtggaaaaaatagttttttcaccACTTATACTTATTGGgagatatttttgtaaaacataatATGAATTAAGCGACTACTATCAGGGTAAAcatctttaaattattgatacatatgagcaaattataataaataatatagcacAGTGGCAATGTTGCTGATTTAAGTACCACTATCAAAgtgcattaaaatattaattacgaaaaaaacgttttttcagaCGAAAAAATACTATTGATACCTGTTTAATTACAATATtggtaataacaataataatttcgaattagTGCCAACCTTTCTCGATATAATATAACCACTGACATGGCTGCAACATGATTTAGAAGAAGACATCGTTTTTTTCTCCTCATGGTTAAcgctaaatttattaatttgtttatgacattgttataaaaaatgaacatatttaacatttatggttttctgcaattatttattatgatttagaATAAATATGAAAGTTGTTCGATAAAAAAACAATActtcgaaaaaatacaatttgttaattagaatatttataataatcgTAATTGTTAACTACTGgttattttcatttctaaatattactcCTAGgagattttttggtatttttaatcaagataaagtTTGTTGTTGCGATTGAGCtccgtataaaaataaattcacttattttttatgGGAATCTCTGTTCTTTATAACGGAcgactgaaaaatgccgaaaaaattTCCCACACTGTAaagttatagaaaataaaaaatatcccagatataaaattcccaaaattatcaaattactgaaatagaaaattcaaacacattttttaaacattatttttgaatattttaatattatgttttaagTAAATACATCATATTGATTAAGATTCATTTTGGACGCCtacaaaatcccgaaaaataaatatCCCGACACTGTGAAATTCCCATACAAAATAAAATGTCAGAAATAGAAGATGCCCGAAATCATAAAATATCTGATACTGCAAAATTCCCGAccttagaaaattatcgaattcaaacaattaaaaaaatctttttttaattaattatatttatttattatacacacaataatgaaataataataaaataattgatcaaaaacccatttgtttaattatttaaattttgaaattttcagtgtCTGATATTTTATGAGTCGGCAATTTTcagtcgcgaattttattattcgcaattttttaaattcaataatattatgaTTAGATACTGTCAGGAATTTtcttattcgagaatttttaa
It encodes:
- the LOC117171776 gene encoding alpha/beta hydrolase domain-containing protein 17B; this encodes MNGLSLSELCCLFCCPPCPSRIAAKLAFLPPEPTYSFIEDEGSKYTISLSDRAEWQYSEREKESMEGFYARTSRGNRIACLFVRCSATARFTILFSHGNAIDLGQMSSFYLGLGSRINCNIFSYDYSGYGVSGGKPSEKNLYADIDAAWHALRTRYGISPENIILYGQSIGTVPTIDLASRYEVGAVVLHSPLMSGMRVAFPNTKRTWFFDAFPSIDKVPKVTSPVLVIHGTQDEVINFSHGQEIYERCPRAVEPLWVEGAGHNDVELYNQYLERLKQFVSVELVN